A region from the Mycobacterium heidelbergense genome encodes:
- a CDS encoding 1,4-dihydroxy-2-naphthoyl-CoA synthase, translating into MSDNPFDARAWRPVDGFGDLTDITYHRHVEDATVRVAFDRPEVRNAFRPHTVDELYRALDHARMSPDVGVVLLTGNGPSPKDGGWAFCSGGDQRIRGRSGYQYASGDTADTVDAARAGRLHILEVQRLIRFMPKVVICLVNGWAAGGGHSLHVICDLTLASREHARFKQTDADVGSFDGGYGSAYLARQVGQKFAREVFFLGRAYTAEQMHRMGAVNEVVEHAELERVGLQWAAEINAKSPQAQRMLKYAFNLLDDGLVGQQLFAGEATRLAYMTDEAVEGRDAFLEKRAPDWDPFPRYF; encoded by the coding sequence GTGAGCGACAACCCCTTTGATGCGCGAGCCTGGCGGCCCGTCGACGGGTTCGGCGACCTGACCGACATCACCTACCACCGCCACGTCGAGGACGCCACGGTGCGGGTGGCGTTCGACCGGCCCGAGGTGCGCAACGCGTTTCGGCCGCACACCGTCGACGAGCTGTACCGCGCGTTGGATCACGCCCGGATGTCCCCCGACGTGGGCGTGGTGCTGCTGACCGGCAACGGGCCGTCGCCGAAGGACGGCGGCTGGGCGTTCTGCTCCGGCGGCGATCAACGCATCCGCGGCCGGTCCGGCTATCAGTACGCGAGCGGGGACACCGCGGACACCGTTGACGCGGCCCGCGCCGGCCGGCTGCACATCCTCGAGGTGCAGCGGCTGATCCGGTTCATGCCGAAGGTGGTCATCTGCCTGGTCAACGGGTGGGCGGCCGGCGGCGGCCACAGCCTGCACGTGATCTGCGACCTCACCCTGGCCAGCCGCGAGCACGCCCGCTTCAAGCAGACCGACGCCGACGTCGGTAGCTTCGACGGCGGCTACGGCAGCGCGTACCTGGCCCGCCAGGTGGGCCAGAAGTTCGCCCGCGAGGTCTTCTTCCTGGGCCGCGCCTACACCGCCGAGCAGATGCACCGCATGGGCGCGGTCAACGAGGTCGTCGAGCACGCCGAGCTGGAACGCGTCGGCCTGCAGTGGGCGGCCGAGATCAACGCGAAATCGCCTCAGGCGCAACGGATGCTGAAGTACGCGTTCAACCTGCTCGACGACGGGCTGGTGGGCCAGCAGCTGTTCGCCGGCGAGGCCACCCGGCTGGCGTACATGACCGACGAGGCCGTCGAGGGCCGCGACGCCTTCCTGGAGAAGCGGGCCCCGGACTGGGACCCGTTCCCGCGGTATTTCTGA
- a CDS encoding SDR family oxidoreductase, with the protein MSKSPLRRLTDQIVLATMRPPIAPQVLVNRPAIKPVDLDGKRILLTGASSGIGEAGAEQLARRGATVVVVARRGDLLDALADRITKAGGTAISIPCDVSDMDAVDGLVADVEKRIGGVDILINNAGRSIRRPLAESLERWHDVERTMVLNYYAPLRLIRGFAPGMLERGDGHIINVSTWGVLSEASPLFSVYNASKAALSTVSRVVETEWGRKGVHSTTLYYPLVATPMIAPTKAYEGMPALTSEEAAEWMVTAARTRPVRIAPRMAIAAKALDTFGPRWVNTLMQRQSIQPAR; encoded by the coding sequence GTGAGCAAGAGTCCGCTTCGCCGGTTGACCGACCAGATCGTGCTGGCCACCATGCGGCCGCCCATTGCGCCGCAAGTGCTGGTCAACCGGCCCGCGATCAAACCCGTCGACCTCGACGGCAAGCGCATCCTGCTCACCGGGGCGTCGTCGGGCATCGGCGAGGCCGGGGCCGAGCAGCTGGCCCGCCGCGGCGCCACGGTGGTCGTCGTCGCCCGCCGCGGCGACCTGCTCGACGCCCTGGCGGACCGGATCACCAAAGCGGGCGGCACCGCGATATCGATTCCCTGCGACGTCTCGGACATGGACGCCGTCGACGGACTGGTCGCCGACGTCGAGAAGCGCATCGGCGGCGTCGACATCCTGATCAACAACGCCGGCCGGTCCATCCGTCGGCCGCTGGCCGAGTCGCTGGAACGCTGGCACGACGTCGAGCGGACCATGGTGCTCAACTACTACGCGCCGCTGCGGCTGATCCGCGGGTTCGCGCCCGGGATGCTCGAGCGCGGCGACGGCCACATCATCAACGTCTCGACGTGGGGCGTGCTGTCGGAGGCCTCCCCGCTGTTCTCGGTGTACAACGCGTCGAAGGCGGCGCTGTCGACGGTGAGCAGGGTGGTCGAGACCGAATGGGGCCGCAAGGGCGTGCACTCGACCACGCTGTACTACCCGCTGGTGGCCACCCCGATGATCGCGCCGACGAAGGCCTACGAGGGCATGCCCGCGCTGACGTCGGAGGAGGCCGCCGAGTGGATGGTGACCGCGGCGCGCACCCGGCCGGTGCGGATCGCACCGCGGATGGCGATCGCGGCCAAGGCGCTGGACACCTTCGGGCCCCGCTGGGTCAACACGCTCATGCAGCGGCAAAGCATCCAGCCGGCGCGCTGA